TATAATAAATttctataatatatactaaaagacttatataatatagtcaaaaaaaaaatcatgaaactGAGTGGGAAAATGGATTGTTTGGTATTTCGcttttatgtatgtatagatagggaattattataaagaaatgacaaaataaattaaaacaaataaataaaagtcaTAAGTTGcaatataaaatacaaataatcttggaataatttaaattttgggaaTTAGAGAACatttcattctcatcatcCATGGTGaataaattctttaaaaaaaaagaaattataatatagaaGAAAGATTATACGTAGAGaaaaatagatatatttttttaatagaactATAGCAAATGTGATCTCAATTTGTAGAGgatgatgaaaaaatatgaattttggtataattttttatatatatttaatttaatatataaaagatatttgaataataaataaaatatttattgactaATGAGATTATAACAAATGGCATAATCCCATTggtcaataaaaaaaattgagagagagaccACTTGATCTTGCTTTACCCAATGGACAAAAAGAGTGTGATTTGACAAATTGACATCTTTTATTCTCTATATCAAATCAGTCATATATTAATAGTGTATATTATATGctatacaattttataatatagttatcaatattttatgaaagtGGGCGGGAAAATTTCCTTGCCATTTAATCtggctttatatatttatatagattatatagatatagattatGCATGAATGCTCATGTCGTCcaaatattcttatttatattaaaataataaaatcaccATAATCCCATCATAGGTCTATCAAAACAGCTACCTAACGAGGAAatctcatactccctccgtccaccatttaaagaactattttgtcattttggtttgTTCATGATTTATAGAACCATTTACACTctattccatttttagtatatcccacattttctcaattttttacattcacaatacaatataaaattattattttcaatggatctcacattctacttactttcttattttacttttcttaaaaccgtGTGCCTAGTCAAAATGACTTTTTAAAtggtggatggagggagtactttccacgaaagagaaaataagtaTATTGGGCCGAAACCATGATTCCGAAATGTATATTTGAAGTGGGCCGAACACATAATAAAAcccttttataaaaaaaatgaaaataattcgcagaaaaaaaaatggcttGCAACTCAGTAAGCTGCGAGTCCGGTTGCTACAAAGACGACGAGAGGCCGGTGGCTGCCAACGGCGACGCCTCAAATCCAAGGCGCGGCGGTGTTAATGTTCCCGGAGTATGCCTCAAGTGCAAGATCAACCACACCATCTCCGTTACTCACCCCGCCGTCGCTGGCAGTGCCGGAGAGGGCGGGAAGTTCTGCGCCGATTGCTTCCGCAGCAATTTGTTCGGGAAGTTTCGGTTTGCCGTTACCTCGAATGCGATGATCTCCCCTTCCGATAACGTTCTCGTCGCCTTCTCTGGTGGTTCCGCCTCTaggtattttttatatgaataccttttttttgtgatttctgAGCTTAATTCCTGAAATTGATTCTCGTGTGGAGGTTGTTGCTGTATTGGATTTGGCTTTGGCGAATGAATGGAGAATTGATTTAGGGATTTCAACTTCATATTTTGCTTCGAATTTGTTATTTGCTCGGTGAAGTGAAATAATTGAACAATGTATGGATCGAGTTAAGCTCGTAGAGTTGAATCAAGCTCTTAGCTAGTTAGTGTTTCCATTTGTTTTTGAGAGAATAATTTCGAGATTGGAATCATTCGTAGTTTCACATGTTTTAGTAAGTGCTacttagggtttagggttataGTTGTAGCTAGGCATGTTCTGtcttctaatttttgtttaggatttaaaaaaatatttttgaagatTGATTAGGTTATGTTCAGGGTGGCTCTTCAATTTGTTCATGAGATGCAACAAAAAGCACAGAAGAATTTTGATGCAAGTAGAGAACGAGAACGGGTATTGCCGGTGTTTGGAGTTGGGGTCGCCTACATTGATGAAACTACCATGTGCGCAGAAGCATCTAGTGAATTTGATGAAGCAGCGAAGGAGGTGGAGCTCATTGTGTCAAACCTAACTCCACCAACCAAACAGTTTCTTGCTATTCCTATGGAAAGTATCTATTCGCCCGAGTTGGCTGTTGGGAGAGACAGTTTGAAAAGTTTGGGTGATGTTGTCAGCGATCTCACTGGGAAAGAAGATCTCAATAAGCATCTGCGCATGTTGAGTTTGCAAAAGGTTTGACTCTATTACTTTGTTGATTTAATGCATTAAAACGATCAAGTGGAattgttaatgaaaatcaGTTATGCTTGTTTTGACCGTGCAGGCTGCTTTCGACAATGGATACACTAAAATTGTTCTGGGAACGTGCACTTCCCGGATAGCTTGCCATGTTCTTGAAGCAACTGTCAAGGTCAGTTGCTCATACATGCCTatggaaaaaggaaaaaaatcttTCACCGAACCTTTTATGTTCCTAGAAACAGGGGAAGCCTTAGAATCAATGTCTGAAGCTATTTacattcttattttaccaGGGACAGGGTTTCTCGTTAGCTGCAGATATACAATACGTTGATGCAAGGTGGAAGGTGCCAGTGGTGCTTCCTCTTCGCGACTGTCTGTCTGAAGAGTTGAATATGCTATGCAGTCTGGACAGGTGTGACAGAACTGTGATGGGATCTTCTCTTAATGTTTCATGACTAGTTGATTTCTTATTGATATTGAAACTATTGCTTCATGATGATCTCTCTCATGGTTTTCTAGTTTAAAGACTGTAGAAGCATCTCAGCAACCTCGTGCTGGCATTAATGGATTGATATCGTCGTTTGTAAAACTATTGCAGGTAGGAACCATGCGATATTCTCTTTTGTAGATTCTCTTTTGTTGAGGCTTTAtgccatttctttttttacagGAGGAGAATCCTTCTCGTGAAAGTACAATTTTAAGGACAGCCGGGAAACTCACGCCTTTCTCTTTCAATAGAACTCCAGAAGTTGATGATCCTAACGAACGTTTGGCTACTAAGAGGAGGCAAAAGAAATACAACTTGAAGGCTGATAAATCTCAACCCCCAGAGTCATTTTGCCTCATATGCAGTAGTCCACTTAAGAAATCCAACGTTTCAGGCCTGAACGGGCTTGCACTTGAGGAAACAAGTGCCGAGATTTATGCAGCTGCATGCTCGAGCTGCCAGTATCAGATCCTTCCCAAGGATACCTCATCTATGGAGCACTTTCTTTCTCTGCTTCCTCAGTCTATTACAACCCTGGCTAAGGATACCAGTGACAACCACATGTTTCTAAGGTGACATTTTAAACCTAGGTTTTTAGTCTTTACATCTATTAACTAGTTCAGTATTTAGTTTTgcatttagaaatgaatacTTGCATTTGTTACATATATGCATCTGTTCTTATGCGCATATACTTGCCTTGTGGTTCACACAGGGAGCAAATACAAGATCTTCTGTTATCAGACAGTGAATGACGGGACCTAAAGATGACGTTTGAGGATTTGGCCTTCACATTCCAACTGGGAAAGAACAAGACTTACCCACAGATGGAGGCAGGACCGGAGCGAGCTTAGGGAAGCTGTCAATTTTGGGTTCTGACTTAGTTCTACGGTTCTCAGAAAACAGGCTTATTTATTAAGCATTTTCGTACTCAAGATTACATGATGATATATGTTATACAACTTGATTTTTGTAAGAAAATacgaaaattttgtatttctcaTACACAATGCATAAATACTTCTTGATTGCTGCTTcaaaatgattaaatgaagagagtagCTCTTGCAAACCTAGTGTTACTTGCTTGTATAATTGCATGAttgtgttttaagaaatcatGTGATTTGTGGGCATATAATAAGCTTCATGCCAAGTTTGCCAACTTACCCCTTTGATGAAAGAATTGGAAGTATCTTTCTATTCACATTTGATGCCACCTACCTTTGCAGTCTAATTTGTTGATTAGGAAGCATAATGAATTGGAAAGCAATGCATGTGTCACTCTCGTTACACATGGTTGACCTTTCATACATTACATAAATTCGCATATTTGCTGGACTGGACCTTTCATGGGCTATGGTTGTGACTTGTGTTGGTTAGGTAgtgatggtgatggtggtGGTCCTCATTTTGCTTTCATCTTTCCCTTTTATCCCATGATAAGTGTGTATGTGCTTTGAAGTTCTAGTCTAGCCATCTTCGTCGTTCGTCTCTATTCTCTGGCACACTTCCCGGGCAGCATGCCACTGGTACCAACACGAGGAGAAAACATGCTAAGATGGCTCGTCTGGTGAGTTTTGTTGCATCTGCGACTTGGGTTTGAGTTTGTCGTCACTCGTCATTCTTGCTTGTAATGCTGGCTTAGTTTGCAGCAAGTTGTGGTTGACCTTATAGTATAAATGAAAGGGATATTGACACCTAATATCAtgagaattttaaaaagttggattttgtCCACGAagtttgaaattgacaaataatatatgAACTTTACtctgagtttgttatttttcacatGTGAAAAAATTCCggctatattaatagattgaagaataaATTTGGAGGGtatgcttcaagaaaaactattctcAAATAAGTCTAGAAACTCTCAAAGTTGTTGTcaagaaattacgaaaaaaaatctgtatcatgatattatttgccggaattttttcattgatgGGAAATAACGAACTCGGGGTAAAGTTCGtcatattatttgtcaattttaaagttcgtaggaaaaaccaaacttttttaaaattccataaaattaggTGCCACTATCCCTAAATGAAACGTGACCGACCGAATAGAAAATTGTagcaaatattttttgttaatgtaTGTAGTAATGCGTATGGCACAAGCCCTAAACGTTCAACCTATAATTGTTTACATTTATTCCATAATTTGGTAATATGATTAGACATGACTCATAACAATTATAATATCTAGTTTGACATAAGATATTTTACGTTTATcacgtaattaaaatttattgtttaatcaATTgtacaaaattatgaaaatattattatcaaaagCAAATGCACGAGTGAAACAAGtatatcatatactccatataattttgtatattttgtgaatAGTATTGTTAGTCAAAAAAGTGTCAATGTTCCTATACTGAAGGTAGCATAAGATTTATCAACACCGTTGCAGTAAGTTCTTTTTTATAGACTACTTTTTCAATGACTTCAAATTATATTCTATAACAAAATGCCTAGATACATTTGACATCTAgcaacaaaaatttataagttgAAAGTTGAGaaattttcagaaaataataattagtgTGGTCAAAAGAAAGCATAATTTGCTGTTTATTTGTTGTTGGTTTGCACTGGAAATATCGCTTTCAGCCGGCCAAGCCAACCGAAATTCTCTgcaattttaatgtattatattttttagaaagatgatattagattaattaaaaaatgagaagGTTAAGAATTGAGAATTGGGTTTAATtatgaactattttcatttctatttgaGAAAATTTGATCCCTTCTTTATTATCAGTACTTCAATCATTTtcttatctttcttacttttattatcagtacttcaatcattttcttatctttcttacttttctaATGGTAGaatataactttttaaaagttaatatttttaagggatggagggagtaaaaaatatcaacCTCCTGATATTGGTTTCATTGCTATTTTGTCCTATATTCCACATTAACTAGTCAAAAGTTCTAAACCAAATCAAATGATCCCCATTTTATATAaactagaaaattaaaattaagatgAATTTGCCGTTATCATAAAGGGAAATAATTTGTGGTCGGAAttcatgaaattatttaagtgaaaaaaatactccaatCGAGGATGATTGATTAAGTATGGCATAGCAGAAATTGAGGATGATCAAGCATATTTTTTTCAGCTCCAAAATATCAATCCAATCGTGGTACTACTGCTGTGATAGATGGAACATATCCCATATGGCCATATGCCTCCTTAAGGACCCGATGGCATGTTTCCTCTAGTGGTTGGTCACTCCTCTCCAAACTGCTGATAACCAGGTGTTGGATCACTATGTTTTATATCATAGCTTGGTAGATCTAGAACATACGAAATAATTCCAAAGGTTTTAGCCGGACTGTGAGACCGAAAAGAAAGACTTTTTTGGCATCTTACAGAGTAGAATAGAAGTGGGTGTCCAAACCTACTCCGGAACGGAGCTGTCAAGCGATCAAGGCTTCTGTTCGTGATTTGATGCTGCACGTGTTTCTTAGGCTTTGTTGTTGGCTcttcttttatcttttgtttGGTTGTTAAGATTGTGTTACattgttattttttctgttttggtTGTTCGCGGTGTAGCTTTTGACCGCTTGTCTCGAATCTTTGCTCgcctaaattttttttgaagaaaatagcGAACCAATAAACTGAATCGTAAACCACTTTCTTATTAAGTGGAAGTGAAAATGACttccaccaaaaaaaaatttaaaaaaacattataatcTTTAGCATGTTAAAATTATGAGTCCATTTcttggaaaaatattttaataaaatatttagtaattGCAAAACCTTAACGGTATCAATCATTGATGTAGGTGTCCCGTCAAACATTAGAAAAAGATGAGTATAAATTTTGCttaaagataaatattaagtgaaaataatataacaGGTAAGGTGTAGcttttatacatataaacttttttaaaaggCTAGCTAGAAAGACAGATGTCTTCGATGAAAATATACTCATTCATGGTTCGTGTACTCAGcaataaatttacatatttaataatcGTTTCacaaaaattggtaaaagaaaaaaaatgcatgtaAATACACGTCAACTATACATTTTCTTAAAAGaaactaatactaatattttatacaaataataaatatatatagtaatttataagAACGTGTGAAATACGTAatcatatatacatttttctgaataatatattaatttatgtttctaaatatactatctgtatttctaaatataccaCCAATACTTCAAAATCGTCTTTATTGGTGTTCCAAATAAATTTGAGGACGCAAATAGATGCATCTTAACAAGcaaaaaattaagttaatttatctTCGATTTATCAACGCTTTCTTTTGtattctaaattattgttatttttaaaaaaattcaaagcaaGTAATTGCGtcttgatttttgtttcttaaagattatttttctttttagtgtttcatactccctccgtccgcgaataggagtcccgtttttccattttaatccgtccgcgaataagagtcccggttcacttttaccataaatggtaatagggtcccaccttccactaactcatttcactcacatttcatttaaaactaatatatataagtgggacccttattccactaacttttttccactcacttttcttaacatttcttaaaacccgtgccgcccatgaatgagactcctaatagcggacggagggagtatatatttgagatatctgatttataatttaaaaagaaaattgcatcacGATAGAGTAATTTTGACCAACTAAGAAAATcaatatagaaatatattttgtgttaagGTAATATCGCTATTGCTACCACATTATGAATGCGAATTAGccaaaaatgattattttggtatgccttgttgaattttttctccaaaatcaACCCTAACTCTTCACTTGTGATCGACGCACTACAGTTGCAATGTTAATCCTAATTTTCCCTAATcacattttctaatattttacaaaaatcaCAATACCAGAAACCATTTTTCGTCAATCGTTTTATACTGAAAATTGACATCACCATGGAGTAAAATATATGGTTCAAAAAGCATGTTTCacatgaatttaataaaagtatcaattaataaatataactaCTTAAAAAATGAggaagtaataattttttatacaattaatattaatctaaATAGTTAACACGGCTAGTCGCCATTAATCATTCGCTGCCTTTATCATTCAcaattccctctctctctatatataatactactatatttttggcATATGATATATCTGACCAACATATATTGGTATGATAGGAAATACTTTCTGAAAAATAATTGAGCTACATCTCTGCAGCAAATCACAAAAGCCCCATAACTTAAAAGTTGAGAAATTAAACTTTGATTGATAGAAATTAGAGTTATTAGCCCCTATATCACGCAGTTTTTTTCAAACATTACTAGTTTTTCTTAACAAACTTCAAAGATAGTgcataatatcatgaacttagattaaaatttgtgaaCAGTTggattaaattcaatttaagaCTTGTCTATGGgatactattaaattaatgaCATGAGTACCAATTTATGCcccaatcaattaaaaatcaaagcgataaatcataaataagaGTCTAAACACCATAAATTGAAGCTCGCGTTATGAAAATGTCACTCAATCATCCACATCATCAATTGAATGTCACTCAATCGTCAACATCCTATAATTTAAGCTGAAATCCGcatctatttatattatacaGTATTAAAAAACGTATTATTTCGAAAccggaaaaaagaaaaaaaaaacgtattATTTCAGAAAGTTAGGTGATTTATCCGATGCTAATAActctaaaatttataaagaatAGTGAATTATtgagttcttttttttaatcttaaaataaatttctccTAACTATGTCTCCGAGTCTTTCTATTTCTCAACTTTTTCCCAATTGCCAGCTCTTCTGCTTCATCTCTATAAacctctctcttttttcatacaatctctctctctctctcaaaattcCGGCTACTAATATTTCGTGAATACGAACTGAACTGAAGTGTGATAGAATTTGAAGATCTCTCTCAAAGGTTTGCGCTTTGCTGATTGAATTAAGATCCATTTTATTGCATTTCTGCATGCTTTATTCAACTGTTTGTTAACTTTTCCTATGTGATTGGCTCTGTGCTTGTGTTGATCTGAGGTTTAAGGGATGTTTGTGGGATGGATTTTGCTAATTCTTGCTCATCGTTTATTCGTTACTCTAATTACAAATATGATATGAGAATATTTACTTTTGAAGATTTCCAGCTGTTGCTGGTTATATTACttgaaattcaattatttggaAAACTGAAATAATTTGTTATGATCTCTCAATTTTAAGATGGAATGTGATAGGAGAGTGGTCTTACGTTTGAATTTGGAAGTTTGAGATTTTCTGTgtcaaattgaaatttcagtGAATTGTCAATGCTGTTGATCAACGATTGGCATTGTTGTAGACTTGTAGGTAGAAAACCTCTGATATTGTTGCCTTTTACTTTGGGTAGGTTATTTTGTTCGATCTAAAGAGAAATTCCACTTTAAAATGTTGCAATTTTATTGTTGAGAATTGGGACACCTGAAAATGATTAAGTTTCCTGGTTTTCCCTTCTGACTCTATCTAACTATACATGTCTATGAGCCTGTGTTCAATGTTGTCAATGGGATATGGGGCGGTCGACCTCAGGGAATATGGCAGGTCGGCATGGTGGGATAAGGCGGTcgttaaataaatattattcatatatatgtgaaatatgaaatatgaaatataaaatgcaaatatttagaaaataataaaaaatataatatctcaAATCTTAGAACAGTATTTAAAGCATAGTCATAAACAATTATATAAGTATCATGTCTAAATTACTGGCGGCTGGGCGGCAGTGCTGGACATGGGCAGGAGGTGGTGCCAGGCCGGTGGTGGGCGCAGCGCAAGGAGATTGGAGATAGGGTAGAGAGCGAGAAAGagtgagttattttttttttaccaatagGTTTGAGATTTTAAACTTAAAACTCTCTTTATAATTAAGAGAGGGGTATGTGGGGTCATGTTATTtggtagagagagagaaagagtgagTTATGTTATTTGGTAAACGGGGTGGGTTATGGGTTCATGggctaaaaaatgaaaatgagctCCACAAAGGCCATGGGGCCCATGGCTGCCACACCAAAAACTGCCATAATCCACCATGGCGATGgtgtttttcttaaaatcagCCATGTTATTGCCTATTGGGCCATGACCGCCATTTAACAACATTGACTGTGTTTAAGCAAGTTTTAGCCAGGGGCAGTATTATTATGTATGTCATAATGAAGCAGGACATTAGGATACACCAGCCTATAGCAAATGCAGATTACACTCTGGTTAAAGTGGACTTTCTGCCTCATAAGTTGAATGACTGTTGTAATCAGAATGACATGTAGCCATTTTGTGCCTGCCGTGTGGATTTTGGCATTTCCTTCTGCGTTTTTAAGGTGGTAATATGTGAACATGCTTTGAGTGAATTCTATGCTAGAAatcaaatagtactataaattccACATAGATTTATCATAACTCTCCTATGTCAAATGTTTAGTGCATGGATATAAAATCATGCATTGATACTTTTTGCACCCGAACATGTATGGCTATAGTCCACTTAATATACTACTAGATACTGACTGCTAGATGAGAGGTCTTGACCATCCAACCTCCTCCAGAGGccaaaaatta
The nucleotide sequence above comes from Salvia hispanica cultivar TCC Black 2014 chromosome 5, UniMelb_Shisp_WGS_1.0, whole genome shotgun sequence. Encoded proteins:
- the LOC125186548 gene encoding cytoplasmic tRNA 2-thiolation protein 2, with the translated sequence MACNSVSCESGCYKDDERPVAANGDASNPRRGGVNVPGVCLKCKINHTISVTHPAVAGSAGEGGKFCADCFRSNLFGKFRFAVTSNAMISPSDNVLVAFSGGSASRVALQFVHEMQQKAQKNFDASRERERVLPVFGVGVAYIDETTMCAEASSEFDEAAKEVELIVSNLTPPTKQFLAIPMESIYSPELAVGRDSLKSLGDVVSDLTGKEDLNKHLRMLSLQKAAFDNGYTKIVLGTCTSRIACHVLEATVKGQGFSLAADIQYVDARWKVPVVLPLRDCLSEELNMLCSLDSLKTVEASQQPRAGINGLISSFVKLLQEENPSRESTILRTAGKLTPFSFNRTPEVDDPNERLATKRRQKKYNLKADKSQPPESFCLICSSPLKKSNVSGLNGLALEETSAEIYAAACSSCQYQILPKDTSSMEHFLSLLPQSITTLAKDTSDNHMFLREQIQDLLLSDSE